In Hydractinia symbiolongicarpus strain clone_291-10 chromosome 4, HSymV2.1, whole genome shotgun sequence, the following proteins share a genomic window:
- the LOC130641874 gene encoding cyclic AMP-dependent transcription factor ATF-2-like, whose amino-acid sequence MTLTLLTPLFEKKRFLIRDTLLPQMMDHIDSIKVEEDEDDFSVDSWDTASNEELEQVMEYSEPLLSPEGSDQPGRQSKSGESLEEKLEQFSPNINLHVTEEAKQLLEETPEMRELKREKNRLAARRCRQKQKDRITYLEKDVKEIEAANYQVETEIKMLQQQLHELRDMLLNHNCVMAAPRLSHRKFTMNDYACYL is encoded by the exons ATGACGCTAACTTTATTGACACCC TTATTCGAAAAAAAACGGTTTCTCATCCGTGATACCTTGCTACCCCAAATGATGGATCATATTGATTCGATTAAAGTAGAAGAGGACGAAGATGATTTTTCTGTTGATTCGTGGGATACAGCATCGAATGAAGAGTTAGAGCAGGTGATGGAATATTCCGAACCTTTACTTAGTCCAGAAGGGAGCGATCAACCTGGCAGACAATCGAAGAGTGGGGAATCATTAGAAGAAAAATTAGAACAGTTTTCACCTAAT ATCAACTTACACGTCACTGAAGAAGCCAAACAACTTCTTGAAGAAACTCCAGAAATGCGAGAATTGAAACGTGAGAAAAACAGACTAGCAGCACGAAGATGCAGACAAAAGCAAAAAGATAGAATCACCTACTTAGAAAAG GATGTGAAAGAAATAGAAGCAGCAAATTATCAAGTTGAAACCGAAATTAAAATGTTACAACAGCAACTACACGAATTACGAGATATGCTTTTAAACCACAATTGTGTGATGGCTGCACCACGACTCTCACATAGAAAATTTACAATGAATGATTATGCATGTTACCTTTGA